One Gossypium hirsutum isolate 1008001.06 chromosome A11, Gossypium_hirsutum_v2.1, whole genome shotgun sequence genomic window carries:
- the LOC107912716 gene encoding uncharacterized protein: MASAIEQSSSRRNEEQPEFDLREWGLKARIRHENTVSRRYSGSYIRNFRENTSSFRSNFTISSTASSPGCSLKDGIDPSTYSFTTALKALQARTVYNSLECSPEGFALNSKWNEAEKYICNPLSGEFPVECLSAKTLSGRSFRKLPNKITISAPLFYSSTTLQDDIAHFPIPETTAESLTRDVGTQSTPPALSSGSLTPVSTPSILERATHRWGTVNEDSPISNTKSKSDEQVEVKETKEKKEEAAMDKEDDGKIQMREKDEEMKFNCLSWVRKRQRNKHKFTSKIICFPLPKGC; this comes from the exons ATGGCGTCCGCCATTGAACAATCTTCTTCGCGACGAAATGAAGAACAACCAGAGTTCGATTTGAGGGAGTGGGGTCTCAAAGCTCGAATCCGCCATGAAAACACTGTTTCAAGAAGATATTCGGGTTCTTATATCAGAAATTTCAGAGAAAATACAAGCTCATTTCGATCCAACTTTACCATTTCCAGCACTGCGTCGTCTCCGGGATGTTCTTTGAAAG ATGGGATCGATCCTTCAACATATTCATTCACTACAGCTCTTAAAG CATTGCAGGCGAGGACAGTGTATAATAGTTTGGAATGCTCACCTGAGGGATTTGCTTTAAACTCCAAGTGGAATGAAGCAGAGAAGTACATTTGCAATCCTCTTTCAGGAGAGTTTCCAGTGGAATGTTTGTCTGCAAAAACACTCAGTGGAAGGTCATTTCGCAAATTACCAAACAAAATCACCATTTCTGCTCCACTCTTTTACTCTTCAACCACACTTCAGGATGACATTGCTCACTTCCCAATTCCAG AAACGACAGCTGAGAGCTTGACTAGAGATGTGGGAACTCAAAGTACTCCGCCTGCTCTCAGTTCTGGTAGTCTTACTCCTGTTTCAACCCCTTCAATCTTAGAGAGAGCAACGCATCGATGGGGAACTGTAAATGAAGATTCCCCAATCTCTAACACAAAATCAAAATCGGATGAACAG GTTGAAGtgaaagaaacaaaagagaagaaagaagaagcAGCTATGGATAAAGAAGATGATGGTAAGattcaaatgagagaaaaagatgaagaaatgaagTTCAATTGCTTATCATGGGTGAGAAAAAGGCAGAGAAACAAACACAAATTTACCAGCAAAATTATCTGTTTTCCTCTTCCTAAAGGCTGCTAA